In bacterium, the sequence ACGCCCACGGTCGCGAGCGGCAGCGCCACACCCCGCAGCGTACGGAACGACGCGAAGGCCGCGAGGGCCATCAGCAGGACCGAGAAGGGAAGCACGCCTCCGAGGTCACCCAGCATGAGCCGGTTCGTCTCCGCCTTGACGTGACTCCCACCGGCTATCCACACCTCGAGCCCGCCGGCCTCCTCGGCGGCGATCCGACCGAGGCGCTCGTCGAAGCCACTCTCGATCAGGTCCCGATCCGAGAGGTCCAGCAGCGCGATCGAGATCGCCGCCACCCGACCGTCGAAGGACACGAGATTGCCGGCGTAGATCGGGTCGGCGAGCGCGCGGCGCCGCAGATCGGCGAGGGCCGAAGGGTCGGTCGGCACGTCGTCGTAGAAGGGCTCGATCTGGAGCTCGCCCCGTTCGCTTCGGATGTTGAGGGCCGTGGCGAGACTCGAGGCGTACCGGACCTCGGGCTGGTCCTCGATCCGCTCGGTCAGGCGCTTCAGACGCTCGAGCACCTCGGGCACGAACACGTCGTCCGCCGCGATCGCGACGAGCAGCAGCTCACCGCCATCGAAGAGCGCGTTCGCGCGCGCCGCGGCGGCGAGCCCAGGATCGTCTCGCCGCAGCATGCTCTCGATCGACGGGTCGAGCAGCAGTCGCGGCGTGCCCGTGAAGGGATCGACGATCGCGGCGAGCGCGAGCAGCGTAGCCACGAGGATCGTGCCGACGACCCGGCGAGGATGCTGGGTCACCCGCCGAAGCCACCGGGACCGACGATTCTCGACCGGCTCGCTCACAGGCCTGCGCGCCTCCCGACCGAAGCATCGCAGACTGGACGCGGTTCGCCGACGCCGGGGGACCGGGGCCTCAGCGGAGGGCGAGGTCGGTCCGAGCGAGCCAGTCGTGGGCGCTCGCCACGATCGACCGCGTACTGCGCTCCGTGAGGCGTGCCTGGAGCATCCGCGGCAAGACCGGGCCGATCTCGACCTCGCTCGCGTAGACGAGCAGCGAGCGATCGGGCCCGAGCGCGTGGACCTCCCAGAGACCTGCGACGTGCTTCAGGTCGCTCTCGTGCTGGTCCGAGAGGGCCCAACGGATCCGCCGCGCCGTGGCGTCCCACGTGTGCCGAATCGTGTAGTCGATCCGCGTGAGGAGCACCGGCATCGAATAGCGGTCGACCGAATCGTGGCTCGAGCGTGAGACCGGATCGATCGAGCCGACCTCGCGCATGAACTCGCCGTGGCGCGTCGTCTGGATCAGGCGCCCGAAGACCTCGTCCGCGGGGCGCTCGACGACGAGCAGCGCCGAGATGAGCTCGGGACAGCCCTCGATGAACCCGGGCTCGGGGAAGGCGAAGCCGCGCTCGGCGAGGGGCGCGGCGATCGGGTCGGGCAGCGCGTCGAGCCACGCCTCCGCCGACTCCTCGACGACGGGCGGGAGCATCTCCACGTCACAGCTCGCATGGGCGACGCCCGCGAGGCCCCAGAACACGACCAGGACCCCGAAGAGCTGCGTGGCGTTTCGGACGATGACGATCTGCATGGCAGTTCCTCCCGGTCGCTCTCGACCCTGAGACGAGGATCGCTCGCGGGCGATATCGCTTCCGAGAAGCAGGCCACACAACGCTTCTTTTTCCGCTTTCGCGGGACGCTCGCCACGCCGCCGCGGGCACGGCACGACGGGCACACCGGATTTCCCGTAGGCGGCCTCACACAGGTCGGCCCGGACGCTGATCCTGATACCGTCCCCGAGGTCGGGCTCGATCCGGATCCGCCGACCGCCTCCCCGATCGCTCCGGGGGCGATGCCGACGCTGGTCGTGGGTCGCCGTCTCCGGCAGGATTGGAGGCATGCGGACGCCGACCGTCGCGATGCTCCCGCGACGCGTCTCCGGGAATCGAGGACGGGAAATGCCGATCACCTATCGCACGCTGCCGGTTCCGGCCTTCGAGGCGTTCACCGCGCGGATCCCCGCCGGCGCCGTGACCTTCGGCGTGGAGTATCGAAGGCTCGATGAGGCCGTGATCCTCGACTTCTACGGTCCGGACGCCCGCGATCAGTTCGATGGCGTCACGCCGGCGGGCATGGAGGGAACCATCGAGGAGGACGGGCTCTGCCTCCACGTGTTCGGAACGAGCGACGGCGCCGAGTACCTGCGCTTCGACTGCTTCGACGACGCCGCGCACTATCATCTCCTCGACCCGTTCACGCCCCGCAACGTCGTGGTCGAGCACGACGTCGCGCGCCGGGGACCGCTGCTCGACTGGGCGCTCGCGTCGTTGCTCGATCGACTGCCGGAGCTCCTCACAGAGGCAGGCGCGTCGGATCTGGCCGCGGCGGTCGATGCCGGACGTGTCGCCCACGCACTCGAGGCGGTGAAGATCGAGGTCGAACGCGCACTCGCGGCCGGTGCACCGATCGCGAGCGGCTCGCGCGATGGGGTCGGGACGGAAACGGGGTGAGGATTCACGGCAGTCCCACGATCGGCAATCCGAGGCGGGTGGCGATCTTTCTCGCCGAGAAGGGGCTCGAGATCCCCTTCGTGCCGGTGGACCTCTACTCCCAGGAGCACCGGGGCGAGGCCTTCCTCGCGAAGAATCCGATCGGGCTGGTGCCCGTCCTCGAGCTCGACGACGGGACCTTCGTCTCGGAGACGATGACGATCTGCCGCTACCTCGAGGAGCTGTTTCCGGAGCCCAGCGTCCTGGGTAGCGATCCACTCGACCGCGCGATTCGCGACATGTGGCAGCGCCGCGTCGAGTTCGGATTCTTCGCCGCCATCCGGGCCCATTTTCGACACGGCTTCGAGCCGGCGCGGGTCCTCGAGCCGATTCAGATCGCCGAGTGGGGCGAGCTGAATCGCACGCTGGCCGTGGAGGCGCTCCGGGTGCTGGACGCCCAGCTCGCCGAGAACGAGTTCGTCGCCGGATCCGGATTCAGCGCGGCGGACATCACGCTGGTGGTGAGTCTGCAGGGCACGGCGTCGACCGGATTCCGGATCCCCGAGGACTGCCCCCACGTAGAGCGATGGTTCGCCGAGGTCGTTCGGCGACCGAGCGTCGTCGCGACGGCGCCCTGAACCCCTTCGGACACGAAGCGCGGCTCGCGACCGATTTCAGGCGGCCTCTTCGAGCGCCCTCTCGAGATAGAAGCGCGCCAGCTCGAAGCGGTCGTTGCCCCAGAACATCCGATCGCCGACGAAGTAGGTCGGAACGCCGAAGACGCCACGGTCGATGGCCTCCTGCGTGGCCTGGTCCAACTGGGCTTCCAGCTCGGGCGAGCTCGCGCGCGTGAGCGCCGCGTCGGCATCGAGTCCCGCCCCGGCGAGCAGGGCGTGGACGACTTCGGGA encodes:
- a CDS encoding SRPBCC family protein, whose product is MQIVIVRNATQLFGVLVVFWGLAGVAHASCDVEMLPPVVEESAEAWLDALPDPIAAPLAERGFAFPEPGFIEGCPELISALLVVERPADEVFGRLIQTTRHGEFMREVGSIDPVSRSSHDSVDRYSMPVLLTRIDYTIRHTWDATARRIRWALSDQHESDLKHVAGLWEVHALGPDRSLLVYASEVEIGPVLPRMLQARLTERSTRSIVASAHDWLARTDLALR
- a CDS encoding glutathione S-transferase family protein, translated to MAIFLAEKGLEIPFVPVDLYSQEHRGEAFLAKNPIGLVPVLELDDGTFVSETMTICRYLEELFPEPSVLGSDPLDRAIRDMWQRRVEFGFFAAIRAHFRHGFEPARVLEPIQIAEWGELNRTLAVEALRVLDAQLAENEFVAGSGFSAADITLVVSLQGTASTGFRIPEDCPHVERWFAEVVRRPSVVATAP